From the genome of Nasonia vitripennis strain AsymCx chromosome 1, Nvit_psr_1.1, whole genome shotgun sequence, one region includes:
- the LOC100121969 gene encoding phosphatidylinositol 4-phosphate 3-kinase C2 domain-containing subunit beta isoform X2, which yields MSSYNRNATTQRTAAVIDYDRQFQEDLERAQALSLESLALEKFRLQKQQTQYGNNCTLETHISQSTSSTTITSSNTSETDGSINENKFQLRSRPRPGSNTSQSRNAMIVQIQPPPVPCRRNSATNQTQSADLINFTSPVKQDSLSEYCCAPPPLPSKNIIEPKWENHPALLRKNSRVSRSNSSAAAYQTTDFRYNHSAPIPGPKCSTAPCTPGTPGISPVLTRTSNVSNNIPDIVPQPAWNPYTFKTYILQIPPLPANYRPAIAPPPPAVPNNVPQLTYPTPDDKKLSVLKVIEKKPNSNLIDLSVFEHIEDKTNVRVSVLEAFDPLLIKTFKTDEPREEAAATKGSTDDTSSQMEGSVYDPFDPFDYMYSTSETVNSDPVYAAVDKSTKSPAVSPAAPPPLPPRNSSAWNTIERRRTSLDRRQKRQTRLYENVNVVKARASLHDCDLVAFHKMVKSVRGEFPFNDPSTNIGHVISPMMESSYPENTSIKLIVHSKMSSEGKDCTPSISFTCDVNCSVEHVIFNVACSLEDEDTVNAEKYCLRVWGLAEYLAPNTTIAQYEYVHQCIKLEKDIELALETKAQMKVSIARTLQDDNRDQCLKLEDILPNEPLQPISYDTLLILLETVEKEMERVESTAAQLATSSHGSSLLPQLQPRGVVQTVKAVCALMGNIETYEITEAVDNFVNACCKFLPQMHTANIECKKPEILHEDGDYSVVTLRTKFPDVISTHCNKIRDAVQDLVETYCHAFRVDFQLSSRGEYPTNTLISSQVIDTVLVRVGALHRLPSSWKHDDYIVAAQIFHGTRPVGNPVLSEPMTAGHSNFYPKILFNSWLEFRGLSVCQVPREARLVLVVYGRTQQPVDHESNSAESSMEKEELGWGAIQFFDYDGVMSQGSFFLSLWPAVADKRLGPAPAPGIHPHGDTHPIIGLELPDYGGKVLFPTELRDHDIESLDFNSLDRNTQELLTYITEQDTFSRPPIDEREILWEKRHYLHEKPEALPKVLLAAHSWDWACLPDLHASLRVWSPLPPVQALQLLLPCFPDMKVRELAVSRIRELTNDELVDYLPQLLQALKHETYEASPLARFLLERALLSPRVAHHIYWLLNQALPGQSPQNSSEISLGDDKSLSFARYHRRLQLMLRALLAIIGDALRNSFMAQQFLVKNLHEVAENIKTTKESLRLEALKVGLQNINCQLVEDEGTCLPLSPSRQVIGINVQTCSYFPSFTLPLKINFVGCDNDTSPAIFKVGDDLQQDMLTIQMVRIMDKLWLKEGLDLKMVTFACVPTGFKRGMIEMVTNAETLRKIQVEFGLTGSFKDRPIAEWLAKHNPSELEYERAVENFTASCAGYSVATYILGICDRHNDNIMLKTSGHLFHIDFGKFLGDAQMFGNFKRDRTPFVLTSDMAYVINGGDKPSAKFHHFVELCCQAFNVVRKHGNLILHLFGLMTTSGIPGVTMDAVSYVQRALLPGQTNPEAAATFARMIESSLKSWFTQFNFFLHNLAQLRFSGEHNEGELLSFIPRTYTMQQEGQLTSVQVHGYQKRYDPEKYYMYILKIQRKGQTDPTYLFRSYKEFCEFYQKLCIHFPLAKVASLPSGMSVGRSNIKQVADKRRADIEKFLSSLFKMAPEISQSDLVYTFFHPLLRDQQNADIHLRKVKVGNWWVEKKVRENVQSGQIKLSLHYTRGTLCVMVYHARGLPKVANAQEPNTYVKVYLKPDQTKATKRKTKVVKKNCHPSFMEMLEYRMPLEVIKDRTLEATIWNHDTLQENEFLGGVRLPLNRIDLTNEIVEWFPLGGLR from the exons ATGTCGAGCTATAATAGGAATGCAACCACCCAGCGAACAGCAGCGGTGATTGACTATGACCGGCAGTTCCAAGAGGATTTGGAGCGGGCACAGGCCCTCAGTTTAGAGAGTTTGGCATTAGAAAAGTTTCGACTGCAAAAGCAACAGACTCAATATGGCAATAATTGCACTCTTGAAACTCACATCAGTCAGAGCACAAGCTCTACTACTATCACTAGTAGTAACACGTCTGAAACTGATGGTTCCATCAATGAAAA taaatttcaATTGAGGAGCAGACCCAGGCCTGGTAGCAATACAAGCCAATCTAGAAATGCAATGATTGTACAAATTCAGCCTCCTCCAGTTCCATGTAGGAGAAACTCGGCAACGAATCAGACTCAATCCGctgatttaattaatttcacaAGTCCTGTTAAGCAAGATAGTTTATCGGAATATTGCTGTGCTCCACCTCCATTGCCTTC aaaaaatataatagaaCCAAAATGGGAAAATCATCCAGCACTACTGAGAAAAAATTCTCGCGTATCAAGAAGCAATAGTTCAGCAGCGGCATATCAGACTACTGACTTCAGATATAATCATTCAGCTCCTATACCTGGACCAAAATGTTCAACTGCACCTTGCACACCAGGAACACCTGGAATCAGTCCTGTTTTAACGAGAACTAGcaatgttagcaacaatatacCTGATATTGTTCCACAG CCTGCCTGGAATCCATACACTTTTAAAACTTATATACTTCAG ATTCCACCATTGCCAGCGAATTACCGACCGGCAATCGCACCTCCACCGCCGGCGGTGCCGAACAACGTTCCGCAGTTAACGTATCCGACGCCGGACGACAAGAAGCTGAGTGTCTTGAAGGTCATCGAAAAGAAACCCAACAGCAATTTAATAGACTTAAGCGTCTTCGAGCACATTGAGGATAAAACGAACGTTCGAGTGAGTGTCCTTGAGGCGTTCGATCCTCTTCTAATTAAAACTTTCAAGACTGATGAGCCCAGGGAAGAAGCTGCTGCCACCAAGGGTTCTACCGATG ATACCAGTTCACAAATGGAAGGATCTGTTTATGATCCTTTTGATCCATTTGATTACATGTACAGCACAAGCGAAACCGTCAATTCAGATCCAGTATATGCGGCCGTTGATAAGTCGACGAAATCACCAGCAGTATCCCCAGCAGCGCCTCCACCCTTACCACCTAGAAATTCGTCTGCCTGGAATACGATTGAAAGAAGGAGAACTTCTTTGGATAGAAGA caaAAAAGGCAGACTCGATTGTACGAAAATGTTAACGTGGTCAAAGCAAGGGCCTCATTGCACGACTGCGATTTAGTAGCTTTTCACAAGATGGTCAAATCAGTTAGAG GAGAATTTCCGTTCAACGATCCAAGTACGAATATCGGACACGTTATTAGTCCAATGATGGAAAGTTCGTATCCTGAAAACACCAGTATAAAGTTAATAGTGCATTCAAAAATGTCGAGTGAGGGAAAAGATTGCACGCCGTCCATATCATTTACGTGCGACG TTAACTGTAGCGTAGAACACGTTATTTTCAACGTGGCTTGTTCACTTGAGGATGAAGACACGGTTAATGCCGAAAAGTACTGTCTCAGAGTTTGGGGGTTGGCGGAATATTTGGCTCCTAATACCACTATCGCACAATATGAATACGTCCACCAATGCATTAAGCTAGAAAAGGATATAGAATTAGCTCTTGAAACGAAAGCTCAAATGAAGGTATCAATCGCAAGAACT TTACAAGATGATAATAGAGACCAATGCCTTAAATTAGAGGATATTCTGCCTAACGAACCTTTACAACCCATTTCCTACGATACGCTTCTTATTTTATTGG AAACTGTCGAAAAAGAAATGGAACGAGTTGAAAGTACGGCAGCACAATTAGCAACATCAAGTCACGGCTCGAGTCTTCTTCCTCAGCTGCAACCGCGAGGCGTCGTACAAACTGTGAAAGCAGTTTGCGCACTAATGGGCAACATCGAGACGTACGAAATCACCGAAGCAGTCGATAACTTTGTGAACGCATGCTGCAAATTTTTACCGCAGATGCATACCGCAAATATCGAATGTAAGAAACCTGAAATCCTTCACGAAGACGGTGATTACTCGGTGGTTACACTTAGAACCAAATTCCCGGATGTTATATCGACACATTGTAACAAAATTAGAGACGCGGTACAGGATCTTGTCGAGACATACTGTCATGCTTTCAGAGTTGACTTTCAACTCAGCAGTCGAGGAGAATATCCTACAA ATACTTTAATCTCTTCTCAAGTGATAGATACAGTTTTAGTAAGAGTTGGCGCGCTGCACAGATTGCCGAGCTCATGGAAGCATGACGACTACATTGTAGCTGCGCAAATTTTTCACGGTACTAGACCAGTTGGTAATCCCGTACTATCCGAACCAATGACTGCTGGTCACTCTAATTTTTATCcaaaaattttgttcaatTCATG GCTGGAATTCCGAGGATTGAGTGTGTGCCAAGTTCCAAGGGAAGCTCGATTGGTGCTTGTAGTGTATGGTCGAACCCAGCAGCCAGTGGATCACGAATCAAATTCAGCTGAAAGCTCTATGGAAAAGGAGGAGCTGGGATGGGGCGCTATACAATTTTTTGACTATGATGG GGTAATGAGCCAAGGAAGCTTTTTCTTATCGCTTTGGCCAGCTGTCGCTGATAAAAGATTGGGTCCTGCGCCGGCCCCTGGGATTCATCCGCACGGCGATACGCATCCCATCATTGGCTTAGAACTTCCAGATTATGGTGGCAAAGTGCTATTTCCGACAGAGCTACGCGATCACGACATTGAATCTCTCGATTTCAATTCATTGGATCGAAACACGCAAGAACTGCTCACGTATATTACAGAACAAGATACTTTTTCGAG ACCGCCAATCGACGAACGAGAAATCTTATGGGAGAAAAGGCATTACTTACACGAAAAGCCTGAAGCATTACCAAAAGTTCTTCTGGCGGCTCATAGCTGGGACTGGGCATGCTTGCCTGATTTACATGCTTCTCTTCGAGTCTGGAGTCCGCTTCCGCCAGTTCAAGCTCTTCAATTACTATTGCCATG TTTCCCAGATATGAAAGTTAGAGAATTAGCTGTTAGTCGAATACGAGAGTTAACTAACGATGAGTTAGTTGATTACTTGCCTCAATTGCTTCAAGCGCTCAAACACGAAACATATGAAGCATCGCCACTCGCAAGATTTTTATTAGAAAGAGCTTTATTGTCGCCTCGTGTAGCACATCATATTTATTGGTTGTTGAATCAAGCTTTACCCGGTCAGAGCCCTCAG aatTCTTCGGAAATTTCTTTGGGAGACGACAAGAGTTTAAGTTTTGCTCGATATCATCGAAGATTACAATTGATGCTTCGTGCTCTACTTGCAATCATTGGCGATGCTTTGCGAAATAGTTTTATGGCGCAACAATTCCTTGTTAAA AATCTTCATGAGGTCGCAGAAAATATCAAGACAACCAAAGAATCGTTAAGGCTCGAGGCACTCAAAGTTGgtttacaaaatataaactGTCAATTAGTCGAAGACGAAGGAACGTGCTTACCCCTGTCTCCAAGTCGACAAGTCATCGGGATCAATGTTCAAACTTGTTCTTACTTTCCTTCATTTACGTTaccgttaaaaataaattttgttggatGCGATAATGACACAAGTCCTGCAATTTTCAAG GTCGGCGATGATCTACAGCAAGACATGTTAACGATCCAGATGGTCCGTATAATGGACAAACTTTGGCTTAAGGAAGGACTTGATCTCAAAATGGTTACATTTGCATGCGTGCCTACGGGATTCAAGCGAGGCATGATCGAGATGGTAACCAATGCCGAGACTCTGCGTAAGATCCAAGTAGAATTTGGTCTTACTGGATCGTTCAAAGATCGACCGATAGCCGAATGGCTGGCCAAGCACAATCCATCGGAACTAGAATACGAGAGAGCTGTGGAGAACTTTACGGCTTCCTGTGCAGGCTACAGTGTAGCAACGTATATTCTGGGTATCTGTGATAGACATAACGACAACATAATGTTAAAAACCTCAGGGCATTTGTTTCACATTGATTTTGGCAAATTTTTGGGCGATGCACAGATGTTTGGTAACTTCAAGAG GGATCGAACTCCGTTTGTTTTGACTTCAGATATGGCATACGTTATTAACGGAGGAGATAAACCTTCGGCAAAGTTCCATCATTTTGTAGAACTGTGTTGCCAGGCGTTCAACGTAGTCAGAAAACATGGAAATTTAATCTTACATCTATTTGGTTTG ATGACAACTTCAGGCATACCAGGTGTCACGATGGATGCTGTGAGTTACGTCCAACGCGCACTGCTACCCGGCCAGACGAATCCAGAGGCGGCAGCAACATTTGCCCGGATGATCGAGAGTTCACTCAAGAGTTGGTTCACCCAGTTTAACTTCTTTCTTCACAACTTGGCGCAGCTCAGATTCTCCGGCGAACACAACGAGGGCGAATTGCTGTCGTTCATACCTCGTACCTATAC AATGCAACAAGAAGGGCAACTGACAAGTGTGCAGGTTCACGGATACCAAAAGAGATACGATCCGGAGAAGTATTACATGTACATTCTGAAGATCCAAAGAAAGGGCCAGACCGATCCTACCTACCTCTTTAGGTCGTACAAGGAGTTCTGCGAATTCTATCAGAAGCTGTGCATACACTTCCCTCTTGCCAAAGTAGCCAG TTTGCCCAGTGGAATGAGTGTCGGACGATCCAACATCAAACAAGTTGCTGACAAAAGACGCGCCGATATAGAAAAGTTCCTTTCGAGTCTTTTTAAAATGGCTCCGGAGATTTCGCAAAGCGATCTCGTTTACACGTTTTTCCATCCACTATTGCGGGATCAACAAAATGCTGACATTCATCTTAGAAAAGTCAAAG TGGGAAATTGGTGGGTAGAAAAGAAAGTCAGAGAAAACGTCCAAAGTGGCCAGATAAAGTTGTCTCTTCACTACACTCGCGGTACGCTATGCGTGATGGTCTATCATGCCCGAGGATTACCAAAAGTTGCGAATGCCCAAGAGCCCAACACCTACGTTAAAGTATACTTGAAGCCAGATCAAACAAAAGCCACAAAGCGCAAGACCAAAGTTGTGAAGAAGAACTGCCATCCGTCCTTCATGGAAATG TTGGAATACCGGATGCCGCTAGAAGTAATCAAGGATAGAACGTTGGAGGCAACAATCTGGAACCATGACACTCTTCAGGAGAATGAATTTTTAGGAGGCGTTCGCTTACCGCTCAACCGAATAGATCTAACGAATGAAATAGTCGAATGGTTTCCGCTGGGCGGCCTTCGATAA